A genomic window from Pseudomonas alcaligenes includes:
- a CDS encoding 2-hydroxyacid dehydrogenase, translating to MRIVLFSSKPYDRESFRAHTLPTDWQLEFQDCLLRADTAALAEGCAVVCAFINDDLSAPVLERLAAGGTRLIALRSAGYNHVDLVAAERLGLAVARVPAYSPHAVAEHAVALILALNRRIHRAFNRTREGDFSLHGLTGFDLHGKTVGVIGAGKIGQAFAGIMAGFGCRVLVYDPYPVPELASFGGHQVTLNHLIAASDIISLHCPLNEGSRHLIDSARLAQMKRGAMLINTGRGALVDTPALIGALKSGQLGYLGIDVYEEEAELFFEDRSDQPLQDDVLARLLTFPNVIVTAHQAFLTREALAAIATTTLDNIAAWAAGTPLNRVTAAA from the coding sequence ATGCGCATCGTGCTGTTCAGCAGCAAGCCCTACGACCGCGAGAGCTTCCGCGCCCACACACTGCCCACCGACTGGCAGCTGGAATTCCAGGACTGCCTGCTGCGCGCCGACACCGCCGCCCTGGCCGAAGGCTGCGCGGTGGTCTGCGCCTTCATCAACGACGACCTGTCCGCGCCGGTGCTGGAGCGCCTGGCCGCCGGCGGCACGCGCCTGATCGCTCTGCGCTCGGCCGGCTACAACCATGTCGACCTGGTGGCCGCCGAGCGCCTGGGGCTGGCCGTGGCGCGGGTGCCGGCCTATTCGCCGCATGCAGTGGCCGAGCACGCGGTGGCGCTGATCCTGGCGCTGAACCGGCGCATCCACCGCGCCTTCAACCGCACCCGCGAGGGCGATTTCTCGCTGCACGGGCTGACCGGCTTCGACCTGCACGGCAAGACGGTGGGCGTGATAGGCGCCGGCAAGATCGGCCAGGCCTTCGCCGGCATCATGGCCGGCTTCGGCTGCCGGGTGCTGGTCTACGACCCCTATCCGGTGCCTGAACTGGCGAGCTTCGGCGGCCACCAGGTCACCCTCAACCACCTGATCGCGGCAAGCGACATCATCAGCCTGCACTGCCCGCTGAACGAGGGCAGCCGCCACCTGATCGACAGCGCCCGGCTGGCACAGATGAAGCGCGGCGCCATGCTGATCAATACCGGGCGCGGCGCGCTGGTCGACACCCCGGCGCTGATCGGCGCGCTGAAGAGCGGCCAGCTCGGCTACCTGGGCATCGACGTGTATGAGGAAGAGGCCGAACTGTTCTTCGAGGACCGCTCCGACCAGCCGCTGCAGGACGACGTACTGGCGCGCCTGCTGACCTTCCCCAACGTCATCGTCACCGCCCATCAGGCCTTCCTCACCCGCGAGGCGCTGGCCGCCATCGCCACCACCACCCTGGACAACATCGCCGCCTGGGCCGCCGGCACGCCGCTCAACCGGGTGACCGCTGCCGCGTGA
- the dinB gene encoding DNA polymerase IV, translating to MRKIIHIDCDCFYAAIEMRDDPRLAGKPLAVGGAADRRGVIATCNYEARAWGVRSAMPTGQALKLCPDLLVVKPRMDAYKAVSREIHAIFRDYTEIIEPLSLDEAYLDVSATQHFAGSATRIAQDIRRRVSQELHITVSAGVAPNKFLAKIASDWRKPNGLFVITPDQVEAFVAELPVGKLHGVGKVTADKLGRLGIATCADLREWSKLALAREFGSFGERLWSLARGIDERPVQVDSRRQSVSVETTYDHDLPDLAACLEHLPELLAQLDTRMARLDASYRPDKPFVKIKFHDFSQTTLEQAGARRDLDSYKLLLSAAFARGNKPVRLLGVGVRLQDLRGRHEQLELFEE from the coding sequence GTGCGCAAGATCATCCACATCGACTGCGACTGCTTCTACGCCGCCATCGAGATGCGCGACGACCCGCGCCTGGCCGGCAAGCCGCTGGCCGTCGGCGGCGCGGCGGATCGGCGCGGGGTGATCGCCACCTGCAACTACGAGGCGCGGGCCTGGGGCGTGCGCTCGGCCATGCCGACCGGGCAGGCGCTCAAGCTGTGTCCGGATCTGCTGGTGGTGAAGCCGCGGATGGATGCCTACAAGGCGGTGTCGCGGGAAATCCACGCGATCTTCCGCGACTACACCGAGATCATCGAGCCGCTGTCGCTGGACGAGGCCTACCTGGACGTATCCGCCACCCAGCATTTCGCCGGCAGTGCTACCCGCATCGCCCAGGACATCCGCCGGCGGGTATCCCAGGAGTTGCACATCACGGTGTCGGCCGGGGTGGCGCCGAACAAGTTCCTGGCCAAGATCGCCAGCGACTGGCGCAAGCCCAATGGGCTGTTCGTGATCACCCCGGACCAGGTCGAGGCGTTCGTCGCCGAGCTGCCGGTGGGCAAGCTGCATGGCGTGGGCAAGGTCACCGCGGACAAGCTGGGGCGCTTGGGGATTGCCACCTGCGCGGACCTGCGCGAGTGGAGCAAGCTGGCCCTGGCGCGCGAGTTCGGCAGCTTCGGCGAGCGCCTTTGGAGCCTGGCACGCGGTATCGACGAGCGCCCCGTGCAGGTGGACAGCCGGCGCCAGTCGGTGAGTGTGGAAACCACCTACGACCATGACCTGCCGGATCTGGCCGCCTGCCTGGAGCACCTGCCCGAGCTGCTGGCGCAGCTCGACACCCGCATGGCCCGGCTGGACGCCAGCTACCGGCCGGACAAGCCGTTCGTCAAGATCAAGTTCCACGACTTCAGCCAGACCACCCTGGAGCAGGCCGGTGCGCGCCGTGACCTGGACAGCTACAAGCTACTGCTGAGCGCCGCCTTCGCCCGTGGCAACAAGCCGGTGCGCCTGCTCGGCGTGGGGGTGCGTCTGCAGGATCTGCGTGGCCGGCATGAGCAGTTGGAGTTGTTCGAGGAGTAG
- a CDS encoding META domain-containing protein has product MKHALVPALLAATLAGCASDPVQLESDKTYRVEWIGERPLIDRSHLTITLGEDGRAYGSAGCNHWFASYQRDGEKLTFAQAGATRKLCAPALMEQEQRFLEALGQVQRWDVSGIGQLRLWPAAGKPIRLWPEEG; this is encoded by the coding sequence ATGAAACACGCCCTGGTTCCCGCGCTGCTCGCCGCCACCCTGGCCGGTTGCGCCAGCGACCCGGTACAGCTGGAAAGCGACAAGACCTATCGAGTGGAATGGATCGGCGAGCGCCCGCTGATCGACCGCAGCCACCTCACCATCACCCTCGGCGAGGATGGCCGCGCCTATGGCAGCGCCGGCTGCAACCACTGGTTCGCCAGCTACCAGCGTGACGGCGAGAAGCTGACCTTCGCCCAGGCTGGCGCCACCCGCAAGCTGTGCGCACCCGCCCTGATGGAACAGGAGCAGCGCTTCCTCGAAGCCCTGGGCCAGGTGCAGCGCTGGGACGTGTCCGGCATCGGCCAGCTGCGCCTGTGGCCGGCGGCGGGCAAGCCGATCCGGCTGTGGCCGGAAGAAGGCTGA